GCAGAAACGATTTCCCGGCCACATCGAGACGCCATGCTTTCTGATCAATGCCGTGAAACACATCCACAACCGGCTCGCCGAGACGGTAGACCATAAACAGAAGCAAAAATACCGTCACATAAACGCCATAGCCATTACACAACACAAACAGCAAATAGAGCGCCAGTGCGGCTCCGGTCATTACCACCCGGTGCGTCACATAAATATCCTCGTCATATTTGCCCGAAAGATCTGACACCTGATAATTGCGGATACAGAAATAGGCAATGTTCGTAAAGATATTCGTCAGCGACAACCCCAGCGACAGATAGCCTGCCTCCGCATATCCGGCCAGATGTACGATGAGAATCGTCATCGCCCACTGAGCGCCGATAAAGCCGGTAGAACCGATCACATTCCAGAGCATGTTTTTGCGGATCGTATCGGCCGGAATATCCGCCCGGACATTTCCGCCCCCTTCCACCTTCTTTTCCAGACCGCTCTCCGTCCTATGTTTCATTGCGCACTTCCTCTTCTTTCCTGTAAACCGCTTTCAGCACAAACGGTACACCGTCATACGGCTCCGTAAAGTCGTACACTTCTCCGGTATCTTCCCGAACCCAGTGGTCGAACCGGTAGCCCTCCCATTTGGGGTCCCGCGGTTCGTGTAACGTCCTACCCTCGACGGCGTCGATCTCCGTCACATACATGACACCCTCGCCCGGATCACAGACAATCAGATCATACGTACGTCCTTCCAGCCAGATGTCACTCAGAAATTCCATCCGCAGACGCAGAAATTCCCTGATCCTCTCAATCTCCGTCTCATATTGCTGCGCAAATTCAAGTTCTTCTTCCCGCTTAAAATCTTCAAACGTATCCCAGCGCATATAGTCCATGTAGGCGCTGTCCCAGATCTCATCCCGATAGCTGTCGATCCCTTCCGCAAGCATCGACTCGACCGCAGGAATCGCCATCGTTTCAAATTCCTCGATGACCTTTTCCCGGAAACGGGGAATCTGATACAGATCATACCACCAGGAGGCGTCTTCCCGCTTTTTGGCTGCGAAGATTCCCCGCGGCTCCTGAAAGTTGACCGGACGGGTATTTTCAATAATCGGATTGCCAAGCGTCTTGTCATAATCCCACACCGGTCCCGCATATATTTTCGGCTCCGCACTGTCTGTCTGACCGGCTTCGGTCTGCCCTGCCGCCTCCCGGTAAAAATACTGGCTCGAATACATGGCGTCCAGATTTTTACCGATCTCTTCGATGAGATACTTTCTGGCAAAGCTCGTCAGATCCATAGTCCCCTCGTCAAATGTCCCCGCCCGGATACCATTTTCCATCTCCTGAAACGTATCGGCGATATAGGTAAACTGTAACGGTGTGGGCGCCGCAGGCCGTTTGACCACGACATTCTGCCCGTTCGTTGTCGTGAAATAATAGTCCGCCTCCGCCAGCCTGTCTTCATAGGGATATTCCAGTGTGATCAGAAATCCTGTCTTTTCCTGCACTGTGTCGGTATTGATGTCCACTCTGCCGTGCCCGGTCTCCACCTTCTCTGAGATCTGATAGGATCCCCGGTACTCATTATTCACATACAGGTCGACAAACATGCTGACCGGAGAATAGTCCAGCCCCAGGTCTCCGGACAGATCATACATAATGCGGTCACGAAGGAGAGACTGATCCTGCCTGTTTGCGAGCAGAATGTATTTATCCTGCGCGCCGTTTCCGAGCAGGTCCACACTCTCCTCCAGCGTCATCTGATAGGGCTTTTTATCTTCCAGAAAAGTAGCGTTACCTCTTGATTTTAACTTTTTCACTGCTCCGGCGGCGCTCACCGTCCCGTCCGCCGCGATGACCTGATACAGACCGGGTTCTCCGTTTCCCTTCTCCGCCTCGATATGGTCGAGACTGCCGGACTGCGTTGTCAGAAAGAGCGCCGGCACTTTGGAAGAATACATGACGACGACCGTAAACTGTGTATTTCCAACATGCAGCGTATGCTCACCCGCCGTGAGCGAGACAGTCTGTTCCTCATCCGCAAACGGCTCTTCGTCCCATATCTTTCCTGCCCATCCGCCGCCGATGATCTGCGCAGACGCTTTCCCGCCGCAAAAAGAGGGGAGAAACAGATATTCTTTGTTGTTATAATAATTGTGCCACAATTTCAGATTGATCTCATTTTCCTGTGCTGCCACTGCAAAAATGATGTCCTCAAAGGACACCGGCTGCTGCGACTCCCAGTGCAGGCGCAGCGACACATAAGCGGACAGTAAAAAGACCGCCGCCAGAAGTCCGACCACTTTAACTTTTGTCTTCATAAAACCGTCCCAGTTCCCTGGCGTTCTCCGCCACATCATATCCGCTGCGGGCGATCACATCCGCATAACGCTCCCGCCCTGCGGCTGCCATTGTCAACGCCTGCCGCGCCCAATTCTGCGGCGTCTCCGATAGCGGCATCGTCCGCACGAGATCGGTCAATACAACCTCATCCGTGACCGTGTCCGCCATAAGCACCGGCAGCCCTGCTGCCTGCGCCTCCACGAGCGTCACCGGCAGTCCCTCAAAAAGAGAAGGAAAGAGCATCCCATCCGCCGCCTGCATGAGCGCCGGAACATCGGTACGCATTCCCAGCAAAAAGACATGTCCTTCCAGTCCGTATGCCCTGATCTGTTCCCTGATCTTCTGCTCCAACGGCCCCGCGCCGCATAAATACAGGACCGTCCGCGGATTCAGAGCAGCGATCTCTCTCATAATACGCAGCAAAAAGGCATGATTTTTCTGCTCTTCCAGACGGCCGATATGAAGAAATACGGTCACTTCCCGCTCCCCGCCGTTTCCGCCATTTTCCGCTGTCTCTGCTTCCTCCGGTTCGCATGAAGTCAGCGTCATACCGCTCATAAGCTCCCGCCGTTTTCCGGCGCGCACCGCTGCGTCAAACCGAAAGCACTCCGGATCAATGCCGTTTAATAAAATCCGGAAATTACTTTTCCCGCAGGCCCGCTTCCCATAAAGCCATCTGCCGGCCCACGCGGAACAGGCAAACAGATAGTCCGCCTGGAACCGCAGCGGCGCCTGCATGATATTTTTTATAACCGCCGAAAATCCGCTGCCCGAGGATGTATTGTGGCTGTGGACGATCGTCACCAGCCCCGCTCTCTTTGCCTCCTGCAGGTAGAGAACGGCCGTGCTGCGCATATGTCCGTGTATGATACGATACTCCGGATGCGCCTGAAAAAACGCCCGCCACTGTCTGCGGTAGCGAAGCGCCGTGCCAGGCGTAAACCGCTCCATCGAATAGATCCTGCCGCCAAGCCGCTTCACTTCCTTCGTATAATCGCAGATTTCCTCCGTATGAATGACAAAGTCAAACTGGATGCGGCTCCTGTCCATATGACGATAGAGATTCATAATCATCGTCTCCGCCCCGCCCCGGTCCAGCCGCCCCAGCACCTGTAATATGCGAATCGGTCTCTCCCTGTCCATACCTTATTCCTCTGACGGCCTGATCGCAGTGTTCACATCATCACTGGCAAAGCCGACCTGATCGACAAGCTGGCCCCATTCATTGTCATAGACCCATATCGTAATACCGTTATCTGTCAGCAGAACATCCCTGCCGTCCCACCAGATACCGTCCGCCGTCACTTCCAATTTTTTCCGCAAAAGGATCTGTGTTCCCAGGCGTCTTTCCGTGCGCTGGTCTTCCTCCGTCAGCACGTCGTCTGGACAGATACCGTTCTCTTCCACAATGCTGAAATTCCCGGTCATCTTCTCTTCCTCCAGATTGAGCACCGTGCTCAGATATTGTTTGTAGAACTGTAATTTCTCCGTATCCCCGTGAAAGGAAAACACGACCGTATGTCCGGTGTAGGGGATGAGATTGAGATATGCGTCCAGCCCCTGCGTCCGTGTAAGCGCCTCATTGGCCCTGTCATGAGCTCTGTCACGCAGGGCAATGTCCCACGAATTCTCTCTGTCTTCGCCGCGCCGGTCCGGAAGATCATAGCGATCCTTCAAATATTGCCCCAGATACAGAGAGGCCTTGCGGGAACCGGTGCGGTTAAAATGTGACCAGTCACGGAAGTCGAGTACCGGGTCCACCTCCAGCTCATCCAGCAGATCGTAATAATTCACAAAAGGCAGATCATACTGCCGGGCCAGCTCCTCCACCTGCTCCGTATCGGTGATCGTCCAGCCCATATTCGGTCCCTTGAACAAAAATAATTCAATCCCGTTCTCGCGGCACAGAGCAACGATCTTTGCCAGCGCCTCTTTGTTTTCATCCGGAATGGTTTCTCCCGAGCTTCCATAATAGGCAGAAAAATCAAGCGGATTGTCCGTGATCTTGTCCGGCGTATAGGCTCCCTTCGTGTAATTGACACCACTTTTGTCAAAGTCTTCTAATGTCAGTTCCTTCCAGCGGTCCTTATACTGAAGGATCGGCAGCATCTGCATGGCGTACATTTCCCTGTTCGACTCCAGCATCTGATATAGCTGCGTCATCTTATCGACAGAAAACCTCAGGTCTGTCATCGCATAAGTCCATACTTCCAGATCATCAGGATCAGCCTTTTTCACGATGCCGACGACTTCCAGTCCGATCACTTTCGGTTTCTGATACCGCAGCACTTCCTTCAGATACAGATATTCCGAGACAAACGGCTGCGCCGAGCAACCAAAGTCATAGGAAGCAATCCCATATTCTTCATATAAAACAAGCGGGTCTGCCGTGCAGAACATCTGGCTGCTTCCAAGAAACACGACATCAATGTCATTTTCCTTCTCCGCATAAAATCCTCTTACGACATCACTGCCCCTGTGCTCCGTGCTCTTGATGAGCAATTTCTGTATGCCAGACAAAAGGAGGAAAAGAATCGCCAGAAATACGATGACCTTTCCACCGCTCAATATGATGTTCCCTCTGTTTTCTTTCATATCCCTGCGCTCCCGTTAAACAGTGCCAAATTGATCGGAAATCCTTCACCGGCCATATCTCTCCGGCTGTTTTTCGCAGATACCAAGCCCTGACCACGCTGTCAGAACCCGGCATAAATAAAGTTTGACGTGTCATAGGACGCTCCATAGCAGCCGAGCACCAAAACACTGAAAAACAATCCATACCAGACTGCCCAGCGGACGACAAGCGGTCTCTCGTCCAGCCAGTCCCGAACATCGCCGTCCTCCCGCTTGCGGGAAACATGAGAAATCGCCCCCAGAAGAAGCAGGCCCGCTGCCGTCACCGCCAGCTCCTTCTTACCAAGCCCGAGAGAAAACAGCCCGCTTCCGAGGATTCCCGCATTCCAGCGCAAAACTCCATTTCGCAGCAGGTAACATGCCTGTTTCAGACTATCAGCCCGGAAAAAGATCATGCCTGTGGCAAAACAGAGAAACGTGCGTATCCGCTGAATGATAATCCACCACCAGGCATCTTTATTGATATGGAAAAAAGCCAGTCCCTTCTTCCATACCGGCTCCATCATCTGGCTGCCGACAATCAGAAACCAAAACCAGAAGCCCTCGCCGATCACATATTTCCAGTCGTTGCCATGCCACACGCCCATGGCCGTCCAGAGCACAAATAAGCCGGCCCAGGTAGGAATCCGCTTCCCGAGACTTTTACCCCAACGCTTTTTGATCTTACTGCCCATCCGATACCAGGTCTCAGTCTTCAGCACCGGATACATTATATAGTCTTTCAGCCATGTGCCGAGCGTAATATGCCATCTCTGCCAGAATTCCTGTATTGTGCGCGCCGAGAATGGCTGCCGGAAATTCTCCGGCAAAACGACGCCAAAACATTCCGACGTGCCGAGCACAATGTCCATACAGCCCGCAAAGTCGGTATATAACTGCAAAATAAAAGCAAAAGCCGCCGCCCAGACATAGAACCCGGAATATGTATCCGGATCTCCGTACACCGTATTCACGATCACCGCCAGCCGTTCGGAGAGGACGAGCTTCTGGAAAAATCCCCACAGCACTCTCTGGATGCCGTGCAGCACTCTTATCCCCTGAAACCGCGCGCCCGCATACAGCGTCTGTGACAGCTCTCCATACCGGCTGATCGGTCCCGATACCATCTGCGGAAAATAACAGCCAAAAAGCAACACCTTGCCGATATTTCTTTCCGCCTGGCATTTCCCCCAGTAACAGTCAAGCAGATACCCTGTGATCTGCAGCGTATAAAAGCTGATACCGAGTGAGGCTGTAAACCGGAAATAAGGTGTCTCTGTCAGCCCGCCGGACAAATGATATACAAAAAAGACAGGCTGCAGAAAAAGATTCAGATATTTCAGTACCGCCAAAATACCAAAATTGACGGTCAGTACGGCCGTCAGCCAGATTCTTTTCTCTTTCTCCGCCCGGCTGCACTGACCGGAATCCCTGTTTTCCGTATCTGCCAGCCGCCCATCAATGACCGCAAAGCGTATGGTCGCCCAATAAACCGTACCCACACTGACAAGCAGATAGATGATCGTGACAGGCGCTGCACTGATCAGATAAAAGAGCAGGCTCCCCGTCAGCAGCACATACCAGCGCGCTTTCCCGGGGACCCCGTAATAGATCAGCAGCAAGACAAAACAAAACGCCAGAAAATAGATCGATGTTACACTCATTGTTTTACTCCGCTTATTTTCCTCCGTTGATCACCAGATTCTGTCCGGTGATACAGCCCGCAGACTCCGATAATAGATAGGAAAAAGCCGGAATGACATCATCCACTGTCAGATTCCTGCCAAGAGGACTGCCCGCCGCGTTCTGCTCGATCACCAGCTCCGGGATGTCTTTTAAAAACTTCGTCTCCATCATCTCCGGCGACACCGCATTTACCGTAATTCCCTTGTCGGCATATTCCACCGACAGCGACCGCATCAACCCGAGAAGGGCATATTTGACCGTGACATAAGGACTCAGAAACTTCGGCGGTCTTCCATCCACATAGGAAGTCAGCATAAATATAATCCTTCCATGCTTCTGTTTGACCATATCCGGAAGAAACGCCTGTAAAATATGGACCGGCGCTTCCAGAGAAGTGTCCAGCCCGGCCCCAAAGTCGTCCCAGCCACACTTGATAAACTTCACGTTCCGGCATCGCGGCGCACTGAAATGCACGATATGATCAGGCTTCCAGCCTTTTTCCCTGATATAGTCGACCATATGCACCGCACTGTCTTTCTCGGAAAAATCCGCCTGCAGCAGTACGAGCTTTTTCCCCAGCCTGCGGCTAAGCGCCGTCAGCTTTTCGTTCATATGACAATAATGTCCGAGTATCGTATCGTATCTGTCAGCCACCGCTTCCATCAGCGCACAGCCAATATCCGAGGAGGCTCCCAATAATAAAAGTGTTTTACCGCTTTCCATTCAACACACCTACTTTCATTGTTCCACGAACGACCTTGTCCCCATCCTGATTGATGATCTCCACCTTTAACACGACAAAGGAAAAGGTGTCATTCTTTTCTTTCACCGTTCCTTTCACTGTCAGACGGTCTCCGGGAAACACCGCTCTGGCAAACTTCACGTCCGTCTCCAGGATCAGGCTGTTCTCCCCCGGCAGATAGACGCCGGCCAGTGTTGAAAGAAAGGAAGCCGTCAGCATCCCGTACGTCACCTGCCCCGGATACCCCATCGCTCTGGCAAATGTCTCATCGCAGTGCAGCGGATTATCATCCCCCGTAATCCGGCGGAATGCCTCCATCATTTCCGGCTCCACCACTGTCTCGAAAGACTCTGTCATCCCCACCGACAACTCTTCATAGGAATAGTGATTCATATTAAATTCTCTCCAAAATAATATCTACCATGGCGCCGACATGTTCCATTGTCGTCGCCTCTCCCATCGTAAATTTCATCCCGAACTTTTTCTCTATGGCCACGATCAGATTGATATGCTCCAGGCTGTCCCAGTCCTCAATATCGTCCGCCGTTGTTGTTTCCCCTACCGTAATCTCCTCGTCGTCAAAAATATCGCGAAACACTTCGTTTACCCCTGCAAACACTTCTTCTCTTGTCATTTTATCGTCCTCCCTTTTCACCTTCCGTATCTACATAGCTGCGAAACACAATCATTTATGAAATTTCATTCACTACACCTAGTGTGAGACTGATCGTTTCCTTAATGGCAAAAGCACGAAAGTCAGACACGCCGGACATTTCGATGAGCCTGTAAGTGCAAAAACCATGTTCAGCGAAGACTTCCATGGTTTTTCAGTCTCATCTCCATGGCGGTCAGATGCCTTTCTTTGCTTTTGCCATAAGGAAACGATTTTGGCACAAACGGTGGAATTTATATGAAATCTCAACTCATCTGCACTTACGCAGTCGTCTGTCCCGTATCCACCTCAATCACCTTATTCTGTCGTTTATATTCTGAGACGGCGAGCTGCCATTTCGTATTTCCCTGCCCGTCCTCTTCCACTTTAGTAAATCCCCGCTGGCCATAGAACTCTTTCACCATACCGTTTTTGGCCGTCGGATAGTAAAATCCGCAGATCGTGCGCACGTCTCTCTCCTGTGCCTGTGCCACAAGAGTGTCCATCATCGCGCATTCCATGTCCCGTTTCAATACCCGGCAGCTCATGAGCCACAGTTCAATCAGCAGCGCCTCTCCTTCCAGTCTGCCGATCACCACAGAGACGACGCCATTGTCACCGAACCGGTCCTCCAGCCTGCCATACAGCGTGATACGGGATTCATCTGCGGCAGCCGCCTCAATCTCCGACTGCGAATAGCGTTTCGTCGTCAGGTTAAACTGATTGCTCTTATTTGTAAGCTGGGCGATCCGCGCCATATAGACCGGCGCAAAAGGCCTGATCTGTGCCTTCATCTCCAGGGATAGCAGATAATCCTCATAGGTGGCAAACGATGCCTGCAGAGCCGCCCGTTTTGCATTTTCCTGATACATCTCGTTACGTTTCAGATCGTCGTTCGATATATCGGTCGCCTCAAAAAATCCGCTTCGGTCCAGTATTTTCACATAATGTTCCACCGTACCGATCTCCGGTACGGCCACACCCGGCAGCTGCGCCCCGACGATCGCCCGCTCTGCCGGGTTGTCGTCCACAAATACGAGACTCTCCGGCAATAACTGCAACTTTTCGGCGATTCTGGCTAGATTCCGGTCTTTTGGCTCCCAGTTGGCCATGATCTCGATGAAATCCTCTTTTCTCAGCACACTCTGAGGGTGCGCCAGACCGGCTACGGCATTCTCATAATCGTTTTTGGAATCGATATTCAGGAGAACGCCAAGCTGTGTCTGTTCCTTCAGATAGCGCTGAAACTCCTGATAGACCTGTCCCATCGAAGTCTCCTGCCCGATCTCGATCCTGTCGACACCATCGTCGCCGATCACACCGCCCCACAGCGTATTATCGAGATCGAGGACATACCCTTTTTTATTTTTGCCGGACAGAGACTTGATCATCCTGGCCAGACTGAATGCAAAATCAGGAATCGCTGGCACACAGCAGCAGTATTTGTACATATGCCAGTAAAACGGATCGGACCACTGTTCCAGTCCGTAACTGGCGGACAGATAATTGATGTCGTGAATATAAAACTTTTCATGGCTGCGGGCGTACTCTGCAAACAGCAGGTTCAGCCTCGTGATATAGTTGACTTTGCCATGAATATCGCTGGCTTCCTTATTGCCGAGAAGACGGTAGTAAGGATATTCGAAATTGTTCTGAATGACGGCGCAGTGAAATTTCTCCCGAATACTCTCCCACATGGCGGTATACTTCCCGACTTCCTGCTCCAGCATCTCCTCCACCCGCTCCTGCGAATCGGCCAGTGCCGGAAAGCGGCTGATATTGCGTCCGGACGTATGCAGATAGACAATGTCAGGCGCAAACGCGGTCAGCGCTTCCCCCGGAAACATTGCCTCCTCGTAATACTGATCGTATTCCGATTCATAAAACTCAGGCGCTATCCCATAATTCAGCAAAAAGAGCTCCAGCATTGCCCTAATGTCATTGGTCGTGGAGCCGCCTAGCATGGCGATCTTTCTCACGATCCTGCTGCTGCCGTCCTCCAGCAGCTCTTTTCTGATTCTCTTTTTCTTCTTCAGCAAATATTGTCCGTCAAACGGATATTCCAGACATTTCATCGTCGTTCTTCTTCCTCACTGTCTTGTAACCGTCACCGTTCCTACGATTCCTCACAGCCTCATCATCCCGGCGTTTCTTCACGGCCTCGTGACCGTCACCGGCTCGGCGCCAAGCTCCTCATACCAGTATTTCTCTCCGTTTTGGAGCTGCAGGGTAACTTGACGGTCGCCCTGCCAGTCGAATTGTAGCGGCATATCATAATACGCTCCCGGCGCCAGATTGCCCCACAGGTTTGTCCCGATGTCGTCCCGCTCCTTACAGCCGATCCGCACCTCGTCATACTTTGTGTTGATCAGACTCTCTCCCGTATTTTTCACACGGATCGTCACATAGCAGGTGTCTCCCTCTTCCTCCTGGGAGAGCAGTTCATACTCCACCCGCCCTTTCATATCTTCCGGCATCCGGGAATAATAATAGAGCGGCGTCTCATGTTCATTCATGACAATCTCCAGATTCCCCGCCGCCGCTGCCGCGTCGAGCAGCGGGTCGATCCTCTCTGCCGGCGCATGGGAAGCCAGAATATAACACCTGTCTTCCTGCAGAACTTTGTCAATATCTCCCTGCGCATCTTCCTTGTTCAGCGTATCTGTCGCCCAGATGATATTGTCCTGTGCGACATTGCCGATACGCTCCGTATCATAACCGATCTTATACTTTGTCACCGGAATGCTCTGGTAATAGACATATACCATTTCCCCCTCCGTCACATGTTCCTGCAGATAAGCGATAACCGGATTGGCTTCTTCTCCGGCCTGATAGACATTCTCACTGTGCCGGTACACCAGAATCCCATTGTTCGTGAGCAGCAATGTAAACATCAGAAACACCGCCGTCAACTCCGCTTTCCTGCTGCTGACAGCCATCTTATCTATGGCATAAAAGGCAAGGATCGTAAAAATCGGAAAGGAAAAACACCAGAGCCTGTCCGCGATCGGAAACATATGAATAGAGGACGCGAACAAAGATACCAGAAAGCCGAGAAAGATAACGACACTGTACCGGTTCTTCTCCCAGAACATTCCGATCGCAAAGGCTGCCAGGACAAAGGCAATCATAAAGATGCGGGCTTCCCGGAATGTGATAAATATCTCATAGACCATCGCCTGCGCCTGCCGCAGATCTTCGATGCTCCTGGGGATGAGCGGAAAGCTGGCATTATCCCAATAGCTCTGCATACTGCCGCTGAGCGCGATTCCCCGCAGCCAGTAAACATAATAGATGACAAAACTGATGCCGATACCGATGCCGGTGACAATACTGTTCTTCACCCTTGTTTTATCTTTTGCCAGTATACCGGTCACAAATTCGTACAGGAGCACACCGCCCACAAAAAAGCAGACCGGATTGGCGCCCCAGATAAAGACCATAAAGCCAAGCATCATCTTCCACCACGCAAGGCCCTTCTCCTTATACCGATAATAGAGAACGAGGACGAGCAGCACCCAGATACATTCGGAGAGATACTGCTTGAATTCATTGGAATACTTTAAAATAAAGTTCATATTGGCAAGGAACGCCGAGACAAGAAGCGGATATTTGATCCGGAACAATTCCCTGGCCACATACCCGCTCAGAAACAGCACGGCAACATAGGCAATAATCGAGAAGCTGCGCAGCACGAATTCCGTGTTGCCGAAGATACAGGTGAGCAGCTTTACACAATACAGATAAAGGACCGGCGCACTCTGATCCCACTCGAAGACTCCGCTAGTCAGACCGAACAAAGACCGCTTGCTGAAGGAAAAAGCCAGCATCGCCTCATCCAGCCAGAGTGTCCGGCCTACACAGTTCATAAAAATGCTCACACCGATACCGGCCGCAATGATACACAGGCCAATCACATCCGCCGCCTTTTTGATATTATTTTCTTTTTTCCAGTTGTTCCAACATTGCTTCATAAACACTCCGTCCGCTGACGCCGCTCTCCCGCCGTCTCTGTAGTCATTCCCACTGTCATGCAAAGAAATACAAATTTTATTTCCGGACAATAAATTCAGTATATCAAATCTGGAAAATCATGTAAACTCTATCGTTGTTTTATTTTATAAAGTATGATAGCATTATATCGTTAATGGGCATACTGTTATCGTTTCCAAACAGAAGTGTTTCTACGACAAAGGATGGATAAAATTTATGAAGATCTGTTTTGTACTTCCCCATTTCTACCCGTATGTAGGCGGCGGGGAACGTATTTTTTATGATATGGTAAAAGGTCTCCTCGAAAGAGGCCACCAAATCCGTGTGCTCGCAAGAAATGTCGGCGATGAGTACATGGGCCATAAAACAGTGGAGGGTATGGAAGTCTGGTATTTCCCATGGAAGTCGTTGTTTGGCCATCCGCTCATTCCCGCCAGAGATATTGAAAAGCATATCCGCTGGTGTGATGTGGTGCACGCTTCCATTTTCACTCCGGCCTTTCCTTCGAGCCGTCTGGCCCGAAAATATCACAAACCCTCCGTGCTGACCGTACACGAAGTCCGTGGTCCCAAATGGTTCTGGGCCGAAGACTGGGTCCACGCCAGCGGCTTCTGGCTGTATGAACAGTTTGTCTGCCGCCAGCCTTTCGATGTATATCACGCGGTATCCAGAGCGACCAAACGAGATATTCTGAAGTACTGCGGAAAAAATAAAAATGTCGTCTGTGTCTATAACGCAGTCAATGAGATGGACACTTCCGTCGCCGAGAAATCCTCATTAGATTTAAGAACTTATTTCCGCCTCGGGCAGAAGGAACGCATCTTTTTATACTATGGCAGACCCGGGCAGACGAAAGGCATCTATGTCTATCAGGAGGCAATCCGCGCCTTACAGACCCGGAATGTCGATCTGGAACAGATCCGCTTCTGCTTTATTCTCGGGGCAGAACCGGTGAAACTGCGCCGGAAATTCATCGACTCCATTCACAAATATGGCCTGGATGACAAAGTGCTGATCCGTGATTCCCTCCCGAGGGAAGATCTGTGCCGCTGCATATTACAGGCTGACTATGTTGTCGTCCCCTCCATCACCGAGGGATTCGGACTCAGCGCATTGGAAGCCTGCCAGATGGG
The sequence above is a segment of the Lachnospiraceae bacterium JLR.KK008 genome. Coding sequences within it:
- a CDS encoding glycosyltransferase family 4 protein — protein: MKICFVLPHFYPYVGGGERIFYDMVKGLLERGHQIRVLARNVGDEYMGHKTVEGMEVWYFPWKSLFGHPLIPARDIEKHIRWCDVVHASIFTPAFPSSRLARKYHKPSVLTVHEVRGPKWFWAEDWVHASGFWLYEQFVCRQPFDVYHAVSRATKRDILKYCGKNKNVVCVYNAVNEMDTSVAEKSSLDLRTYFRLGQKERIFLYYGRPGQTKGIYVYQEAIRALQTRNVDLEQIRFCFILGAEPVKLRRKFIDSIHKYGLDDKVLIRDSLPREDLCRCILQADYVVVPSITEGFGLSALEACQMGKKIISSTGGALPEVVYGDCLFFENRNSEALADRLQSVIEKGDAAFDHIPPRSFPYDKMVDGIERIYQKLLRRKKDKP